From Solanum stenotomum isolate F172 chromosome 2, ASM1918654v1, whole genome shotgun sequence:
CTCTTTTTTGGAGTTGTGGTAAGATCATGCCTTACTGATTGTCATTAGTCTCCATTTATCATTTAAAGTCTTTAATTTTCCTTTCGAAGACTTGAGATGTATTTCAGATTCTAAAAATGTAATAGATTCTCTTTATACTTATGCTATCATGTTTTGgagaaattcttttttattttataccatTTGTAGCCTGAATTCTCTTCGGGCGTTTCGTTTGTGTTGTTATTTCGACTTAGACACCTTTTTGGGGATTCTCGGTGTGTGTGTAATCATGACCTCaatttttgggtcatgacaactgttgacacccaattttagACCTccacaataaaaattaatcatcgagcttcttaaattccaaacaatttgaaataattagtttttataaagttcaaaatatttttcaagttatttttaattagtttcatcatttttataatttttaaatagtatattttataaatattcgaaaGTCAtcaaaaaaagattttgtttatttgaatatttggttaattagtttaattattccatagtttatatttttgagttaattagttcataattaagttgattattttatttcgttagaattaagaagctcattaattaatttacattaattcgtcttattttaattttggccAATTTCAACCAAGTGCCTCAATTTGATCGAAATTGCAATTTTACGTggttattttcttaattcaaaTCGACCACATTCTTGGTTATCTTTTCGGACCCAATTCTTATTCCATTATTTCCAGCAACCAGCAAACCTGGCCCAAACTTTCATTCAGCAATTGTCAGCACAACTCCAATTCCTCCACCAACCCGGCCCAAGCCAAATCAAAAGAAACAGTTACAACAATACTACGATCCAAACGTACATCAATACCAAAATAGTAACCGACCCAGTATTGTTCTTCTTCCTTGCAATAACAAACCCCGGAAATCGCGAGCCCAGCGGATCTAAACCCAAACCAGCAGCCCATCCTCTCGCGCGTCGTCCTCCCTTCTCCGTAGAAAGTAATCCAGGTGTTGCAATCTCAATGCTCGATTGTCCTTCTAGAGAAATCAGACGGTTCCCTTCATTTTTTCGTTGAAGAATTGTACAAGATCGTAATAATTCCATCAACCTTATCCTTCAGAGGAGAATTTGAAATTCGGATGGGAATTCATCCAAAAACCCACCTGATTTCCCTTTTTTTCTGCCCTAATCTCCTCTATTCTTCTTTATTGTTAGAGGTTGAAGAAAAGGTTGGGAATTTCAACTGATATAGAGAGAACTACCTAGCAAGAAATAGCTATAGAAATTACATATGAAATACGTTCGAAATAGATAGGAGGTTTAGTTCGATCTCACTGTCGTGGTCTTGTTCATCGAGACTTTTGGAGTTTCATTGTGGTGGTGATAGCGCTCGTTTCAAGCTCATCATCCTGGTCTCACTGCTCCGAAAAAAGGTAATTCATTTCCCTTTATTAAGTTCCTGCTTGTGTTGTTACTGTGTGTTATTGATTACCTTATTTCTTAATGTTCTACCTAACTCTTCTTAAATGTTTTCAATGCTCTGTCTTAATTTTATGCAGAGCTTGACGCGTTAGCATTCAGAGTTTGGTTTGCTTTCTATTAGATTTGTATAATCGCGATTTTTTTGTCTTAAACTCTGCTTGGTCGTAAAGTTCGACTCCTTCACTGTGTGTGGTGATATAGGTGTAATTGTAGtcatttctcttttgttttaatACACTTTTTCAAACTCTTTATCAATATTTATGGCTTAACTATTCTTCTTGAGAACTAGATAGTTTCAAGTTATTTATGTGGGATTCCTGCTTCAGATAATTGTTTGCTAGCCATGTCAATAATACTGCACAGCCATGGCTAAGCACCATCCATGGATGCAATacgtgtgagagagagagactGAAGAGGGAAATTTGGGGAAAATCTCTTAACTGATTTTAATTGTGAGAAGAGTGTATAATTATACAGTGAAGGAACGGTAAATCTAACTAACAATTGAACTGACATATTAACAGAACACTAACAGTATACTAACTACCCTAACTAATTAATCTGACAagactaactaactaactaactaattagACTAGTACATAATTAGCTTAATCACAATAACCTcccccccctcaagttggaggtgtggagaACATTGATAACTTGATCAATGTTGTAGATTGTTTGATCCCAGACAAAGTCTTGGTCAGTATATCTCCAAGTTGATTATCAGAGTTTATGTGATGTAGGGAAATAAGTCCAGTTTGAAGCAGATTCCTTACAAAGTGGCAATCAAGTTCAATATGTTTGGTTCgttcatgaaacactggatttcGAGCAATATGAAAAGTTGATTGACTGTCACAAAATACCTTAATGGGTGTTGGCAGTGGCACTGTAAGTTCTGTCAATAATCTGCTAAGCCAAATCAACTTACCTGCAACTTTTCTTAGAGCCCTATACTCTGCCTCTACTGAATACAAAGATACAGTCTCTTGTTTCTTGGATTTCCAGCTCAGTGGACTATTGCCTAACAACACAATATAGCCACTCACTAACTTCCTGGAGTCAGGGCATGTAGCCCAGTCAGAGTCACAATAGGCCTTGATATTGTATGACTGGTCTTTGCACATAAAAATTCCTAGAGTGGGATCAACCTTGAGATACCTCAATAAATGGAATGTTGCCTGCAAGTGTGGCTCTCCAGGATCCTGCATAAATTGACTAAGGTGTTGTACACTGTATGATATGTCCATTCTAGTGTTAGTTAAGAAGTTCAACTTTCCAATAAGGTTTCTATAAAAACAAAGGTTCTGACAAAGGTGTTCCTTCCTTGGCATGGAGCTTTACTGCAGGGTCTAGAGGAGATGTGCAACTACTCATCCCTGCAACCTTGTAATTCTTCAGCATGTCTAGGAAAAATTTCCTTTGTGAGATGATAAGTCCATCATCTTTATAAAGCACTTCCATCCCAAGAAAATAGTGTAACTTTCCCAAGTCCTTAATCCTAAATTTATCATGGAGAAAGGTCTTGagttcttcaatttcaaaaacaCTTGTGCCTATCAAAATcacatcatctacatatacaacaacaaaaatggtGGAGGTTGTAGACTTTTTGTGAAAGAATGAATAATCATTCAATGAGTGTAACCTTTTGAAGACAAAGCCTCAGCTAGTTTGACATACCACTGCATGTTGGCTTGTTTCAGGCCAAATAGGGACTTATTTAGTTTGCATACCATCCCTAACTTATGCACTACCAAGCCGGGTGGAACTTCGATATATACCTCCTCATGTAGATCCCTATGAAGGAATGCATTGTTTACATCAAGCTGAAAAATGTTCCAGCCCTTTTTAACAGCTATGGCTAATAGAGCCCTCATAGTTGTCATCTTTATTACTGGTGAGAAAGTTTATATATAATCAATCCTAGATTCTTGAGTGTAGCCTTTCACTACAAGTCTAGATTTGAATCTTTCAACAGTCCCATCTACCTTATGTTTCACTTTATAAACCCACCTGCATCATATGGCCTTCTTGCCACTAGGTAAATCAACTAGATCACAAGTATGATTTGCATGCAATGCCTCAAATTCATGTGTCATGGCTTGCTGCCAGGTAGGATTCATAGTTGCCTCCCCATGTAAGGAAAGTTCATCATCATTGCTGATGTTTCTCACAAGAGTTTGACTCTCATCTGCCAAGACCTCAGGTGGTATATGTTGATGTTTGGAAAATGTAGCATTGAGGgagatgtttgaattttcaAGTTGGTTAGGTGCATTAGCACTAGGTGCATTTGTCATATTCTTAGATAAGACATAATCTTGTAAGTATGTGGGCAGTTTATGTGATCTAGATGGTCTAGTGGGGGTTATAGGTTCAGTTATGTGGATAAGATTAGGAGGTTGAATGGTGGTAGGTAAATTGGTTGAATGGTTAGGTGAAGTGTGAAGTAGAGTGTTACCTGCATCAGCTATATTATTTTCAGTGTTGCATATTTTGTGTTCCAATTTCAATATGTACAGTGTCCATGAAGGGCACAGTACGTAAAACAGAAGGAAAAGAATACATCAGAAAGTGcaacaaaaggaaaaatggaTTCCTTAAAAACTACATCCTTGGAgatatgtatttttcttgtaggCACAGTATGTAAAacagaaggaaaagaagatacATCAGAAAGTGCAGCAAAAGGGAAAATGGATTCCTTAAAAACTACATCCCTGGAgatatgtatttttcttgtagtCAGGCTTAGAACTTTGTATCCTTTTGATCCAAAAGGGTAACCTATGAAGATGTGAGGTGTTGTTCTAGGTTGAAATTTGTCCATGTGAGACTTTGGAAAGGTGGGATAACAAAGACAACCAAAGGTACTCATGTGGGAGTAAGTTGGTTTAGTTTTATACAACAATTCATATGGACATTTCCCCTTCATGTGTGAAGTAGGAAGTctgtaaataatatatgtggcaCAAAAAATGCATTCCCCCCAGTACTTTAGTGGTAATTTGGATTGGAAAAGAAGAGCCCTGGCAGTTTCTAGCAAGTATTTGTGTTTTCTTTGCACCaccccattttgttgtggtgtgtaGGGACAAGTTCTTTCATGAATGATTCCCTTAGACttaagaaaagttgaagtttctAAGTTTACAAATTCAAGTCCATTATCAATTCTTATAGTCTGGACAGAGACATTGAATTGGTTTTGCAATCATGGACATGAAGTTTTTGATGACTTCCAAAGTGTTACTTTTACATGTCAATAATTGAGTCCATGAACACCTACTATAGTTATCAACAAGGGTAATGAAATATCTATAGTTGTCATGTGTCATCATGTGGTAGGGACCCCAAAGATCTATATGCAACAATTGAAAAGGTTTGGTAGATGTGTTGGTTCTGTGTGGAAAGGGTAGTCTTTCTTGTCTTACCATTGTACAAATGGTACAAAGAAAAGGTTGCTTAGTGGAAAACTTCTCAGGTATGGATTTGATTTCCCTCATCTTCACAAAAGGTACATGTCCAAGCCTATTGTGCCACAATACATTTACATCATTGCAAGAATGAGTCATAAAAGAATCATAATTCTGAGattttttattgaatgaagCACAATGTTGTACAAGAGATGCAGGAAAAGGAACAGCTTTAACAGATGGTGTACTGTTGTTACATGAGAAAATAGCAAAAGAAATAGACTTAACATACTAAGAAGTAGAAACCATTGGACTTGACATGTTTTTAGATGCAGAAGCAGTTGATGCAACACATTTAGCATCAGGATGATTAGGCTTCATCAAACACTTAGTTAAGAGAAAATAGAGTCCAGCTTTGGCTTCACTAATCACCAGAGGCCTCTTCAGTGAAGGGGCCTGTAAAATGCATGAGGATTAAGTGAAGTAAAAAATGCTCTCATGTATAGGCTCTGAAAGGCAATGAATGGAAACAAGATTATACTTAAAAGAGGGCACATACAACACTTCATGTAGAATAATATGTGATGCAAGTACTAAACTACCAGTTTGCACAACTTTTACTCTATAACCATTTGGTAAGGTAATCAATAAGGGGAAAGGAAGGTAGGTAATGTTTGTTAGCAGTGTTTTATCAGATGTCATATGGTTAGAGGCTCCTGAGTCCAGGATCCAATAATCTGACTTTTTATGAGGACACCTGCATGACAATTTGCCAAAATCAACTGAGGAAGAACAAGTTATCTTACCTGCAAAGTTCACACTGACATTGGGAAAGTCCATGGGATTGTCAGTATCTCCATGTTTCTGAACTTGGAGTTGTTGTAATAACTCCAGAAATTGGGCATATTGCTCCCTTGTTAGCTGAGGGTCTATGTCATTGTGAGTTCCCCTATGTTCCTCATCTTCTGGTGACATTGCATTTCCATGGACATCAAAAACAAGGCCTTCACCTTTATTAAACCTGAGATTCTGATTGCCATTTTTGTATCCATTCTGATTAGTGTTGTTTGAGTTATAAGCTTATGGGTACCCATGCAATTTGTAGCATTTGTCCTTGGTGTGTCCTGGTCTTTTGCAGTAATCACATATCATACAAGGCTTATTCCCAATGTAGGAACTGGGTTGGGAATAGTTGGTCCTGAATTTGCTATTTTCTGCTGAAGAGTAATTTGGCCTTGAAGATCTAGAAGTGCTTGCACCAGCTGAACTATTAAAGGCAACAGACTCCATGACCTTCTTCCCTGAACTACGTGCATTGAGAGATGCAGATTCCATAAACGACTGGCGGCTTGGCTTAATTTCTCTCTGTTTCTCATCATGTACTAGCAAAGAGAAGGTTTGTGCTAGGGAAGGCAATGGATTCATCATGAGAATGTTACCTCGAACCACAGTGTAGACTTCATTTAAGCCCATAAGGAACTGCATCAGTCTTCTATCCTGTTTGACCTTGAACATACTTTTCGTCGCTCCATAGATGCAATTGCAACTACATTGAGTCTTAACATGCAATGTACTCAATTCCTCCCATAGCCTCTTCATTCTAGTATAGTAAGTGGTGATATATAATGTACCTTATGATAACTCATTGATTTCTCATTGAACTTGATACAACTAAGCACCATTTGTTTGATCATATCGATCGTCCAATTCCTTCCATAATTCGAATGAGTTGGGGACATACTCCACACTGTTTGTGATTTCCCTAGCTAGAGAGTTGAGAATCCAGGAAGTAACCATATCATCACATCTCACCCATTGGCGAAAGAGTGGTATTCCTGGATCAGGCTGTTTGCAATCTCCATTGATAAAGCCCAACTTATTTTTCACTAACAAAACTCGAAGAACACCTCATTCCATGACCTATAACCGACTCCATCAAAGGGAACTTGTACCAGCGCAGCACCTGGATTATCTGAAGGATGCATGTACATAGGAGAGGTAATGTCGATACTACCAACACTGTTATTGTTTATAGAATTCTAAGTTGATTGAGATCTACTTTCAATCGTCATtacaacacaattcaatagaAATCAAAACACACAGTAAAATTCGAAGTCGATCTAAGACCCAACAACAAACcagtaaaagaagaagaagaaaaattgatcCAAAATTCGATCAATTTGGGACCAAATCTGGAATGTGAACCAGTAAAAAAAGGCAATATATTATGAACGTGAGGATCTAAGACGATGAACAGAAGTAATTGCTGAATTGAAATACCtcatgctctgataccatgtcaaTAATACTGCACAGCCATGGCTAAGCACCATCCATGGATGCAATACGTGAGAGAGAGACTGGAGAAGAAGAGAGCAATTTGGGGAAAATCTCTTAACTGATTTTCATTATGAGAAAAGCGAATATTTATACAGTGAAGGAACAGTAAATCTAACTAACAATTGAACTAACATATTAACATAACACAAACAGTATACTAACTACCCTGACTAATTAATTTGACAggactaactaactaactaactaattagACTAGTACATAATTAGCTGAATcacaatatatgttttttttttgtatttatttaaagactttgttgatttattttttcttgtttagatgaccaaatttatatatatgggTGCATGCTTATCTTTGGTCTCGTTAGAAGCTTTAATGTGCAGCATAGTatgtataattttctttttattaatgcATGTTAATTGATGTGATAATGCCAATTACCATTTCATACCACTCTGCTGCCTAAATTTGAAGTTTAGTTCAATTTTAGTTCTATTTGTTGACTTCTCTCCTTATCGACTTGTTAATCTATTAGGTTAAGTTGTTGGTCATTCAAGCATAATCCATGTATTAATACAGTTATAACCCTTTAACAAGTTGATATTTTTGCATAATGCAGTTAgaggtcgtttggtacaaacaTTGATAATgcatggattagtaatgcagggaaTAGTAAcgcagggattagtaatgcagggattagtagtGCAGGGATTATTTGTtgtcaagtgtttggttcactACTTTCCACttaattttgtgtttgatttaaaactctacaaaaaaattccttcctattatacccttgtgTTATTATGAGtgtttatttcatgtaattggGTCAAAGTAGACACCGAAccagacaatttttttaaagaattttctATTCCATTTAATTAGTTaaatcaaatacatatatacataaaattgttattaattttaaggtGTGATGTACCACTAAGAAGATCATTGATGGCACAacgtatttctaattttttgttggtTAAGTATATAATCTTAAACTTAACATAGATTTAAGActacttaaattgttcaatacctaaagctttttctttttttaattaaaaagcaaTAGTTCAAGTGGGTAATCGACAAACTAtcttgaataaaataaaaatcaagataaaatggagaaaaacatattagtgaaatcattaaattaCACTAAACGGATTTGGAGAATCAAAAAAGAACATTTATAaccatttcaatataaataaaaaggaaattaaattacaaaagaaatttagaaaaagGAATAAGGTGTTAGTTTAGTCATTTAGGGGTCTTATCAAAGGTTTAACAAACCTTGGATTAATTATCCCTCCATTTTCTAGGGATAAGATAAAACCACATATGGTGGATAAGCAATCCATGGATTAAATTAAATGAagtaaccaaacaatgtattaGATGGACTAAATTTTAATGCATGGATTATTCTATCTAATACCGCCTACCAAACGGGTCCTTACTGTCATAAATCTTGTTCATTGATCaattgctaattatttttatttcctctCGTGCATGAACTCTCTCCATCCGAGTCCATTTTGGACTCTCCCGTTTGCATATCCTCGAGTTTAAGTTTAAGTCTACCTCCTCGATCCAACAAAGTTGAAAAGTAAGTTGAACTACAGGTGGAAGAGAGGCCGAGATATGGCCGGTATACATGCTGAATTCGCCGGATATACAAGAAGTATACAGTGATATACGATGGTTGTATACGTTGTATACATCAGCAAAAATAGGGCCAAAAGCCCCAAAAATTTCCAGCTTTGTATTTTGTTTAATTGGGCCGAAACTcatatattttagaaattattttgatagttttagggCAGGTGAAAGTTGGGCCAAAAGTCCAAAAGAAAGTTAATTTCTTATGATAGTTTAAGACAGGTACATATGGGCCAATGgtccaaagaaaaaattaggCCCAAGTATTGGCCCAGGCGAACAGAaaccagacttgggcccaaatctcCCTCTCTCCTTATTATATATATCGTGTTAATTTTATTGTTAGTATATGcatatttactaattaattttaaggttCTTAACTCATAATTCCCCAAAGGACACCCATTTTGAGTTAGTTAACTTATAGTACTTTATCCTAAAATAACTATGTATATTTGCCTTTCCAAATTGATTTCTAAAAATTTAGAAGCTTTTCTCTACTTAGACATTTTTGATAATATATTCCCTTTCCTCTCTAAATGattttaagttataaaattcatttattCCGTAACTAGTCAAGCATGCCTATTGTTagccaaatattttaattgtcaGATAACCGCAAGTAAGCGGACGTTTTAGGTTCTTTCAAAACCTGTCTAAAATGTTAatatgaaccccgaaccccctttaaagattttcattaaattttatgtttttaatcttttgaaaaaatagaaaaattaagtggcgactcttaaaacccgttgttttcttttttaaaatataaaacataatgCGACTCTGCTGGGAGAATTGAATGGGTTCTAACcttaaaattaacttatttggCTATTTGTTTAAATTGCTTAATTGTTTCAATTCTTATATATTATAAACTGTGACATCATGGCATCGATTCCGCCAAATGGCAAATAGTTTGCATTAGAAAAAAAAGGTGGTTACGTGGCTTTCCACGGATGTCCATCAGAAAAGTACCTTCAAATTCTTTTGAAGTGATAACAAATAGTTGGCTTGTGATCATCCAACGTCGTTTATTATACTTCACCCCGTAGTTTGTCCAACTCGGTTAACCATGTCTTGTCTCAAAACcaactcttagtcaactagcgtagagcgaaaccaaatccctTTTAGTGCATTGAACTAAGATGACCCAatacccaaggcgtgttgggcctATTAGAGAGACCACCTTGAGTCCAAAACGGCCTACGGCCCAAATGGACGTTCATATTTATGTGTtaaatttgaaagatgtatacattttttaaaaactcaTTGTCCTTTGGGGTAAGGAGTAGATTATAGCCTATTATAGTCGAAGAAAGATCTTTATAAGCTACTAATCGATCCAAAGGCGTTGGCACCCGGAGACGACAACAAGTTTAAGAAAGATGGATTTTCCATGAAGGCATAACTTAGGATTGTACCCCTGCATGGGACTGATTATTGTATCCATTTTCCCTATTATGTATCCCTATTCAGTTTTATTCGCAAAGCTTGTATAAATTTGGATTTTGGAGAAATGTGATGTTTTAAATTATGTATACATCTTTCAAATcgttaggcctacccttggcacaaaagggtcacatatatGTTTAGAATGCCCAATTTTGTTTATGTGTTATAACTAATTGTGTGAATATGTTGCTTTATTAGAAGATGGTCTAGCCTACTCTTTAGGAAATTTTCTAGAACCCCTAAGCACAAATAACAAGTCATTATCGAAAATACGTCTAAATACTCCTCGAGTCTTTAGTTTCTCAAcaaaatctgaattttattttgactATTACTCTctcatctcaaaaaaaaaagtcaattcttcatctcaaaatcaaaaggaGATTCAAGTTGATCGAACTACGTAGGACCTGAATTCTCCCtcatgagatacgtaggcaacctttCAAGGCTCGGTCCCCATTATTGAGAAATTATGTCTTTTCCAACTCTTGCAAGGAAACTAGAGTTACATCTCGTTCGAAAATCAAAAGTACTACGATGAAAGATACAAAGGGATTTTGACTCAATGCAAGTCAACATTCCTGATTCACTAACTCCAAAATTAAATAGACAATTTTTTGTCTATTTAGTCATCTCATATATATGTGCCTAATTTATCTTCACATAAAGCAACTTTTGTGTGCTTATTATGTTGTGTGTGATATCTTGTATTACTTATTACCTACACAAACTAACACATTTgccttttgagttatttttgcTTTGTGAGGTACTCAAAACTGATTTGTGTTGAGAAATTGGTTGAACATTCAAAGTTCTCAAAGATTCCTTCCCCAATCGAAATTTgttgaaaggaaaaagaaatgaCTCAAAATAGTGAGAATATTGGCCTGACCGAAGTTGCTATAGTCCAGCCCCCTGCCGTTGAACAAAATGAGTTTCATAGTTGATCCAGCAGATTGCTAAAATGAGGGTTGAGCTCCAGAGAAAGCAAGATTTGCCAATTCCGGCTGTCAATGTCAACACTCTAGGTGATGGAAGGCTTCCACTCAATTTTCCTCCTCTGAATTCAAACTCGGAACATGTCCTTAATAACCTACCCTCCAACCCTACTCAAAATCCCTCCACCATCGGCTTAACTACTCCAAATCTTCAGCACACCATCACTTCATGCCAAACATTCCCTCCCTTTCAAAGCCTAAATGTCAACCATCCTCAAACATCTCTTTTCATGTACCAGACCCCTTCTCAAGGAAATCAAAATCCACCAAACACTCAATCCTTACCTACAAAAGTaacttttgatatttatgtCCACACCG
This genomic window contains:
- the LOC125856060 gene encoding uncharacterized protein LOC125856060, which translates into the protein MKRLWEELSTLHVKTQCSCNCIYGATKSMFKVKQDRRLMQFLMGLNEVYTVVRGNILMMNPLPSLAQTFSLLVHDEKQREIKPSRQSFMESASLNARSSGKKVMESVAFNSSAGASTSRSSRPNYSSAENSKFRTNYSQPSSYIGNKPCMICDYCKRPGHTKDKCYKLHGFNKGEGLVFDVHGNAMSPEDEEHRGTHNDIDPQLTREQYAQFLELLQQLQVQKHGDTDNPMDFPNVSVNFAGASNHMTSDKTLLTNITYLPFPLLITLPNGYRVKVVQTGSLAPSLKRPLVISEAKAGLYFLLTKCLMKPNHPDAKCVASTASASKNMSSPMVSTSYTPSVKAVPFPASLVQHCASFNKKSQNYDSFMTHSCNDVNVLWHNRLGHVPFVKMREIKSIPEKFSTKQPFLCTICTMNMTNAPSANAPNQLENSNISLNATFSKHQHIPPEVLADESQTLVRNISNDDELSLHGEATMNPTWQQAMTHEFEALHANHTCDLVDLPSGKKAI